TCAGAGAAGTTTTTCTGTAGAAGATGGATTAGCTTAAGCAAGCGGAGAAGAATCTTaagtgtatatataattttgatcgtagaaaaattcaaatttctgTGACTTTCGAATTAGAGGggagaaaaaatttattaccaTTCACGTCCATGACACATTCATATTTACgtttttatttgttatacaTTTCCAAAACTATCTTACATATGTttgattaaagtaatattttatagaaaatatgtttgattgagtaatgttttatactatttgaataaagatatataagtaaaattattaagtgtataaattaattttaacgatatttgaagaaatttatttaattaaaaatattttatttactatttaaacACATgattacatataaaattattaaagtgaatatttacattaatttaaataaatttaataagcatatattttttaatattcaaaataggaaaagtaaaataatttaaagtaatatgaaaaattttatatatttattgacttAAGTTGAACAGCAAGGTTAATATCTTGATATAACTTCTTGCGATTGTATTCTTGAAAAAATCAAGATAAATTATATGggtagttttttaattttttaggataaaaacttttatttatattaaatttatgaaatcatTTATACATTAGAGTATGTTTTAGTGGAAGAGTTTTGAAATGATTTGATTAGagactaatttttctttttgtcatggTTATTTATTCCTTGtacattttaaagtttttatattttgtgttacACTTAACTATTTTGGTTTtgattcataaataataatatttattctcatgtaattttttatcatgaatctaatattttattttaaaaatcaaagtgatattattttaaattgaattgtatttgatgaagtttgaaatatattaaagtaattatataaagaattaaaacaatttaataaaatctatCTTACCGCCGcaatttgttaacaaaataaCTTGTCAGTACATCTTCAACGCAGTTCTTATAATTACAACAATAAACCCAAGATTTAGGTTTTATAagatatatcttaaaatatgcTTATCCTATACAAATTTAATactctaaattataaataagattttgaCTCACacaagaaatttattttttaagttctacagaatttaaaatacaaataaaaattaattaaaatatgagtcttataaaatattcatattaaaataaaactacagtataaatatatagaaaataaaaaaataatattacaccACGAGCAGATAAAATATGACAGCACGAGCCACATAAAATATAAGGCCGATAACTTTTTAAGGTTTATAAAACTGTTTACGCATAAGAAAGTTGTGTTTTGTACCCTAAATCAATAGCTTATTTTACCAGACATCAACCTTCGATTGCACCAGTGACATTTTCACGTAAAACGTCGCAACAAGGTGACAACTTTTCTGTAACCCTTGGAAGGATATGGAAAAGGGTCTGTTagagaaggagagagagagcGATTCAGGCATAATAAGATGGAGTATGTTTGTTGAAGAGGTGAAAAGGGTCGGTTATTTGGCAGGTCCTATGGTTACCGTGACTTTGTCACAGTATTTTCTACAAATGATATCATTGATGATGGTTGGTCACTTGGGTAAGCTTGCTCTCTCCAGCACAGCCATTGCCATCTCTATCTGTGCTGTATCTGGCTTCAGTGTCATCGTaagtcttatttttcttttatcacacCGTATTAATATGAAACAGTCTTTTATCAAAGGAGgggaatttatttttaaaaaaagttaatttttttattttttattttatgttctgAGTGctgttgtttttttaacactCATGGGATATTGAAACGGATGCATGTTAAGGTACTTGGTAGTAGTTGTGAATTGTAAGATATATGAgaattaattgcattttgaCTTTTGTACAAACAGTTTGGAATGTCATGTGCACTGGAAACTCAATGTGGACAAGCATATGGAGCACAGCAATACAGAAAATTTGGTGTTCAAATTTACACTGCAATTGTCTCGCTTACTTTATCTTGTCTTCCTCTGAGTCTTTTGTGGGTGTACTTGGGGAAGCTGCTCATTATACTTGGCCAAGACCCTTTGATTTCACAAGAAGCTGGAAAATTTGCTTTGTGCATGATCCCTGCTCTCTTTGCTTATGCAGCACTTCAGACTTTGGTTCGATTCTTCTTGATGCAAAGCCTGATCAGTCCCCTTTTCATAAGTTCCTCCATTACACTTTTCTTCCATGTGGCTTTCAGTTGGTTAATGGTTTTTAAATCTGGACTCGGTAACTTAGGAGCAGCACTTTCTATCAGCACTTCATACTGGCTGAATGTGATTTTACTTGGATTATATATGAAATTCTCTACTCAATGTGAAAAGACTCGAGTCCCAATTTCAATGGAACTATTCGATGGGATTGGAGAATTCATCCGTTATGCCATTCCTTCGGCTGGAATGATATGGTGAGGTTTTTCCTCTTCTGTTTCATCTTTTTATGCTGTGTTTTTATTATCCCTTAAACTTTCACCCTTGGTTTGTTTCATACATATTTGATCCTTGCAGCCTTGAATGGTGGTCATTTGAGCTAGTAATCTTGCTTTCTGGTCTTCTACCAAATCCAGAACTAGAAACTTCAGTCTTATCCATATGGTATGCAAATTGTCTCAGTCCTCCAGACATGGAtggttttgtgtgttttaaaatcTGCATTCAAATTGTTACTCGCAGTCAGATATTGAATTTGATTCATTGAAGTGATGCTTATTCGTTGTTAACTCTTTTCTTACCAGTTTAAACATCACCACAGCAATCTACACTATCCCAGAATCAATTGGCTCAGCTGCAAggtttttaattcataataatcTGTGTATATTCATATTCTTGAATAACAATACTATAGCAacgattttttttctctctttctgatTGGTTTCTCTTTTGGGTTGTTATTCAGCACTAGAATTTCAAATGCATTAGGAGCTGGAAGTCCACAATCCGCACGAGTGTGTGTTTATGCTGCCATGGCTCTTGCAACTTCCGAGGCCATTCTGGTGAGCTCAATCATTTTTTCTTGCAGGCAGATTTTGGGTTATGTATTTAGCAATGAACAGGACGTGGCGGATTATGTCACAAATATGGCTTCTCTCTTGAGTCTTTCTATTATACTGGATTCCTTGCATGCTACCCTATCAGGTTGGCTCTTGTTTGAAGTACTTTTAAATACACATCACTGTTTTTGtacaatggaatctgagttgTGCCATAAAACTTAATTCTTTAATACTTGTCCATTGCAGGTATTGCTAGAGGATGTGGATGGCAGCACTTAGGAGCATATGTAAACCTTGGAGCCTATTATGTTTTTGGAATTCCAACTGCTGCTATATTGAGCTTCTGGTTTCAATTAGGAGGAAAAGGGTTGTGGATAGGAATAATCACTGGCGCATTCTGTCAAACAGTTATGTTATCTCTCATAACAACATGTACAAACTGGGAAGAACAGGTTTGCCTCCACTTCCAAATCTTGTGACTTTGCACTTGACACAATCCCAAACACAAGTTCACAATGTTATGTATTCTCAAATAGCAAACCGAACATTCTGAATATGAAACTTAAAACAGAGAAATTATCTCTCATATTCAAAGAAAAGTATTATCTTAACCCATTCAGATTAGACATGTATTGGTAACTTTGGCTTTTAGAGCTCACATGTGCCACTAACATAAATTGTACTTATTTATGAAATCTCTGTGATTGCAGGCAATTAAAGCAAGGGAAATGATATTTCAGGGAAGTTTTTCTGTAGAAGATGTGTTGGTTTAAGCAAATGGATAAGATTTTTTAAAGCTAAGCATGTTTGGTTGCGGAAAAGGTCAAGTGGAACAATATTTTGTGACCTTTTTCTAACCCAATTTTGGCAAAGGTTTTGTACCTTACGAAAAGTAAAAGTACCGTTTTGGATTCATAGcacatttttttccattaacatttaaattttaaattaagatgaTAAAGTGTATGGATAAAcaataaatgatatatttattatttatatattattaaactatcctatttatataaataataaatatatcattgtTTATTCATAACTTTAtcatcttaatttaaaataatttttaattctaattaatgTTGTCCATTTTTATTGCTAAACTAACATGGTTGGCGTTTATTCCTAACTATGTAAAATTAAtgctaaaacaaaaaaaaaatatattaaataattaagttaacaaatatatttaaaaaagaaagacaattaaatcaattaagtatgtaatttaataaagtaattacatatttataatatattgtagagatatattttatctctaataacaaaagtaatatatatacatatatatatatatatatatatatatatatatatatatatactatttttactttctcactcttaaatttattttaatgtttatgttttatttcttagtgtttataatttattctttatacattgattttgatattatattaatataaaaaatccaatatattatagaaaaaaataataaaatgtgttttctactttcatgaatgaaaataattatattaaattaaaagtaagtGTATTgtagaaattattattataattattctcTGTTTTATCCTTAAAacgtaaaattaatattaaataattgacTTATTTAAGTCCTTGTAAATATCATCTTATTTTTAGTATCcccaattttttgttttcaaaattttgacgtttttgttaatgattttttaattattggtaTTAACTATAGTAATTAAGGACTGGAAAATTCATGaacaattacattattttcaaGATATAGTTATATTGAGTACCTAATAAATTTTTGTGGAATATGGGATCTCaaacttttaaaacttttcaattgaatttttatctttaaattgtTCTATTAACTATATGAGTGTAATACTTATCTTATACAATTATTCTGCATAAATGTcgacataatttttattattttttccaatttaatatttttacaaacataatttaaataattaaggataaatcatattttttttcttttatttttattttaaaaatgttaatatcaTGTTAAAGTCAATGTCATGtatcaatatttatattcaatttaattcttgatattttttttagttccaagtttttttaaaagtaaaataatttgtttaatttagtttctatatttattacttttatttagttttaaatttttttaaatgtagtgtaattttgtttctttaaattaaaaataaatttaattttaatataaatattataaaaatatttttattataatctatatttttatttaaggttagttggttaaatatgtttttatacttttaaaataaaagttttaaaatttaatactattaattatatttatacttttattttaattttaaacaaactaaaaccttaaaataaaatattcaattatgaattttaataaaaatataagtataacatttatataaaaattaaattcaagaaacaaaattgttttgtttaaaaaagaattgagactaaaataaatcaaaataacaaataaaaaaaccaacATTCACCTCATTCACCTGTGTCATTGACTCCGTGTGATGACTTAACacgtgatttttttaaaattaaaaaaattaaaacagaataAAACTCATTAACTGATACATGATATACACAATTTAATGTTTActgtttgttatttatttaatcggcattaaaaaacatcaaattaaataaaattgacaaaaattaaagtaacatcaaaaaaatattaaaattaaattgaataaattaaacgAAAATAAAGACTAGAAATAGtatttaagtcttaaaaaaattagaataaatgttttttatttgtcacttctttcttttttgaaaagttttatttgaaaatattttaatgtatgctgtttaacttatttttgaaaaataactcTTGTAAATTTTCAGAAGTAGTTGGcaaaataaactatttatttcgttaaatttatgttaaatcaAAGGTGTACATTATAATTAAACCATATTTCAATAAATTGCTTTAATATAAATCGATAGTAAAgtccttttgtaatttttttagcttaaaaatattaatagttagAAATAATTTTCGATGTTTCTTTAGTTGTGTACTTCGTAATGCTGTATAAACCTTtctcaacaaaatattaactgcagttaatttattttataaaattatattatttaaagaaatcaAGTGTACTTATAAATGTATTAATATgtttatgaaatgaaaacataaaCGAAAACATTACtgaaattaattagttttataagGGATATTTCACAAAGACAAACGCTTCTTGCACCTATCAAATTTCTTAGTGCACCCCATCAAAAGTTTCCAGAAAATTATTTCAGAAATAAAAGTGGGGTgattgtatattaaaaaaatatatattccagatttattttaatgtattccAAAAATGAATTTTAGGGTGTAGGAATATAtgaagggtgttgctccctcacTTTCGGAGTGTTCCCACACcttccactattttcttttattttaaaaatattctacattttttaattatttatttttattcaaaaaatattctacatctcCCATTATCTTAACAATCTTTATCTTTCTACattaataagtaatttaaacttgtgatatattacaaaatataaaattcagaggaaacttcaatattagtgtttCTACCACTTgccattttataaactttaaaagttagatacaaatacaaaataataaacataacaatattaatagtaaataataatatgttattattattatatactaactttatagaCGAAAGaactaagaaaatccaaatctttaacaaataacttttcttttatattttaagtatttaataatgtttttatattatttatctaataaattaaatactttattcaagttatttgagttaAACATGTcggtaagttaaaacataatataatgttaaaaattatagatattaaatgtaaaaaaacacatacatatatatacacatttttttagaaatttagaacaaaattttaccatattaaataatgtaaagaaaaaaattatattgaacagtgaaaataagattaaatcaaACTTATGTAAGagaatatatcacaagttcaaatctgaaccatgtaaatgttccattaataCAAAGAGAAAGATTATTGAAAATAGCGAgaagtatagaatatttttagaataaaaaaaataataaagagatataaaatatttttaaaataaataaaaatagtgaaaagatGCTATTTTGATTACGCCTATTGCTAAATACACCTCTTACATTCGAAAAGCATATCCCTTTTACActtcttattaaatatttttcttaattttataatttttaatcagtAATAAGGCATATTaacttttctaataaaataaagtacaaTAAAATTCCAAGTGTTTATTCACaaagttttaaacaaataaaaccaAGATGTAATTTAGCACTttcttaattgaatattttcaatatatttttctcctttgttctaaaaaaaatatttcagaaattattttattaacagataaaaatttaattttcaacaatcttaaagttttctttatctatatatttatatatctaaattgtatttcaatatatttaaattatgaacTAAATCGGTTTACAAtactcttttaatatattaaattttagttatataaaacaaacactcgttcttataaataaatataatctatATGACAATCTTttcatatgaaaatatataatgcatttttgtttcaattttattgttgatAAAGAAGTGCCACGCAGGCATAAACCCCTATTATTCCGAGCTTCAATTGCGAGTGCACTGTTTCCCAACGCCGTCACCGCCATTGTCACTTGGCAGAAAGCTTTGGTTGGAGATCGAAACGCTGCGTGCAGCTGTGGAGAGTACGAGGGTAGAAGATGGCTGTTAGAtccaagaaagagaaagaacatCTCAATCTAGTACTTGGTTCCCACCTCGCCACTATCCACGAAACCCTCCAGGTAATGATACCATTTATTTCTCTGTTCCTGTCTACTCTGCTATCTATCACCATTCCtcaacatatttttcttcacACCCCTTCTAGGTTTTGGATAAAACACCGCCGTCTTCTGCGACCAAAGTTACCTGGGACGATGTCATGAAGATGGGTGACCAAGTTTCTAAACAAGCAACCACAGGTCAGGCATTCTTAGTTTCACTCACTAAATTGTGTTTCTTTCTAATGCCTTTCTTCAATCTTGCTCTCTAGCACTCCCAAAATTAGATCTTTCCCCGTCATTATTTAGTTTTCAGTGTTGTGATCATTCACGAGGGTTTCCTAAACAGGGTAAGAGGGATTGCATGAATTGAATTGTGTTGAACATTGTTGCTATTCTTAAATTAATGAAAGGGGAAAGATtttcagtgttttttttttgccttcTGTTTATTAAGAATTGCAATATTCGGATATCagaaaatttctttttagtttttcaattgtgttattaattatgtctTGCTTTTCTGCAGTGGGAATGCTTTGGACCGGGGAGCAGCCAGAGTTCAAAGCAATTGAGGAAAATATGGCATCATACTTCAACACTCTACAAGGTTTCCTTTTGCTTTCCCATGGTAGTACAGTTGGTGCGGGGCCTACTCTGTCTTCTGCTGTTCATGCATCGGTGAAGCAAGTTGTTGATTCCAGCTTCAGGTTGATGAAGGAAACAATCTCTTTATATGGTATGATGATTATAAATTTATGCTATTCTATGATGATTAGTGACGTTCTGGTCAGtaataataacacttttttctttgtgattctGGACTGTCGAATGAGTCTAAAAGCTAGATGTGAGCAATATAAATGGTAACATGCTTCTCCTAAAACATGCCTTTTATATACTCTGCCAGACATGTAGAATGGGATACCGTGCTTGAGTTCAGGAGAAAACATGCATCCTGATGACGATTCCATTTCATGATTTAAGTGATAGTGAAAGAGATGGACCCTATCTAAGATACTTAGTTGGTGGTAGAGATGCTTTTTAAGTTCGTCCTATAACGTTATGTTTTCATCACAGAAGGTTTTTATgccgtttttttctttttgtgatgtTGAGAGTCCTGTCATTATTTAATTGGTGGCTATGGAGTTGATATATGAATTGTGCTAGAAACACAATCTCCCtaatactctcttttattgattaaaatttattcgaTACTATACTACAAAAGTCGGGGGAGAGATTCATTAAATAAGGTATGGGACAGACCATATACGAGGTATGGTTTTCTGTTGTGATTTGGAGTTTTCTCCCTTCGCAAGTACGGTGTTAGAGAATCTACTTCagttactttatttattatctaatcaat
This genomic interval from Vigna radiata var. radiata cultivar VC1973A chromosome 8, Vradiata_ver6, whole genome shotgun sequence contains the following:
- the LOC106771631 gene encoding protein DETOXIFICATION 14, which encodes MEKGLLEKERESDSGIIRWSMFVEEVKRVGYLAGPMVTVTLSQYFLQMISLMMVGHLGKLALSSTAIAISICAVSGFSVIFGMSCALETQCGQAYGAQQYRKFGVQIYTAIVSLTLSCLPLSLLWVYLGKLLIILGQDPLISQEAGKFALCMIPALFAYAALQTLVRFFLMQSLISPLFISSSITLFFHVAFSWLMVFKSGLGNLGAALSISTSYWLNVILLGLYMKFSTQCEKTRVPISMELFDGIGEFIRYAIPSAGMICLEWWSFELVILLSGLLPNPELETSVLSICLNITTAIYTIPESIGSAASTRISNALGAGSPQSARVCVYAAMALATSEAILVSSIIFSCRQILGYVFSNEQDVADYVTNMASLLSLSIILDSLHATLSGIARGCGWQHLGAYVNLGAYYVFGIPTAAILSFWFQLGGKGLWIGIITGAFCQTVMLSLITTCTNWEEQAIKAREMIFQGSFSVEDVLV